The genome window ACGACCTGCAGGGTTGTGACTTTATACTTCTGCCAGGTGGTTTCTCATATGGTGATTACCTGCGTTCAGGTGCCATTGCCCGCTTCTCGCCTATTATGCAGGAGGTGGTGCAGCACGCCAATCGTGGTGGTTATGTAATGGGTATCTGCAATGGTTTCCAGATTCTTACTGAAGCTGGTTTGTTGCCAGGTGCTTTGCTGCGCAACGTAAACCAGAAATTTATCTGCGACAACGTGTACATTAAACCGGTAACCACTAACCTGTTGCCAACCCGCAACCTGGACCTGAATAAGGCTTATAAGATTCCGGTAGCACACGGCGAAGGGCGTTACCACGCCGACAAAGAAACGCTACGCCGCTTGGAAGACAACGACCAGATCATGTTTAAGTATAGCAGCAACATTGCCGATACACATGAGATCTATAACATAAACGGAAGCTTACTGAATATTGCCGGTGTAGCCAACGAAAAGAAAAACGTATTCGGGATGATGCCGCACCCGGAACGCGCCGTAGACCCAGACTTAGGAAATACTGACGGCCGCGCCATCTTCGAATCTATACTTGAGATGGTAAACGCGTAATAAAAACCTATCCATAAATTGTAAAGGCCCGGAAGTGTAAACTCCCGGGCCTTTACAATTTATAGTATTGAATAACTTATAGCTGTTGACCTATACTGTTAAAAGATTTAATGTCTGCCTTTAGTCGCTGTTTTACAATTTTATCTAACGCCTTACTGTTATAAAAAGCCAAGCAGGATGAGGTTATCTTTTTACCTTCCATCCCTTCAGCTCTTGGATAATTGCGGGTAGCCTCAGCTTGTTGTATCTTTTCTGCCTCAATGCGTACCAAACTATCTATTATTTTCGATTGCGCATATAGGTAATCCGGAGTACGGCAATCTACATCTTCGTCCCAAAGTTCCAACTCCCGCTCGTGTGCATATTCCAGGCATCTGCATAAGCTTAGTGTTTTAAAACCATCCACAAAAGCACTTTTCAAATTTTTAGAATATCCTTCATTATCAGGCCTACTAACAGTTTTGCAACCAAATACAAATAGCCATAGTAGTAAAAATAATTGATTTGCTTTCATAGAAGGGTCAGCTAAAGTATAAACTCAAACCAGTTTTAATTGAATTCTGGTTTATGAAACAATGCTTACTTTACTCTTATTAAAGCTACCTTGTTAACCATTCTATAGCTCAATATTATACAAGCAAAGAAAGCTATTGCTAAAACTAGGTCATCCATCAATGGAAATTTTTCACAGGCTGTGATGGCTGCAACAGTTGAGGCAAATAATAGAGTACCTGCTATCAGTCTGGCTATAAAAGAAGTGGATGCGATCAGGCGGGTTTTAACAGTTATTACGTGTGTAATTATAGTAACTACTATCAGAGGTAAAATAATTCTTGGCAAACCTGTGTTCAAAGCTTTGCCGACCAGATCGGCCCGTTCAGTTAAAAATAGTTGCGCAATTATAACAAGCGTCAGAAGCACTAAAGCGAGCAGAGAAGTATAAATCACTTGTTTCATAAGTTTTAAAGTTTGTTTGAAGTATATTTTAAGTATAGAATAAATATAATATTATTAATCTATAAATCCTATTCTACTACTTCATTCACCGCATCTATCATAGCTAATA of Pontibacter deserti contains these proteins:
- the purQ gene encoding phosphoribosylformylglycinamidine synthase subunit PurQ, which codes for MKFGVVVFPGSNCDQDLVDALSVGMQQEVVKLWHKDHDLQGCDFILLPGGFSYGDYLRSGAIARFSPIMQEVVQHANRGGYVMGICNGFQILTEAGLLPGALLRNVNQKFICDNVYIKPVTTNLLPTRNLDLNKAYKIPVAHGEGRYHADKETLRRLEDNDQIMFKYSSNIADTHEIYNINGSLLNIAGVANEKKNVFGMMPHPERAVDPDLGNTDGRAIFESILEMVNA